Proteins from a single region of Lysinibacillus sp. JNUCC-52:
- a CDS encoding YkvI family membrane protein produces the protein MKKSLQIGGAYVGIIVGAGFASGQEIIQYFTSYGNKGILGALLATLWFAFVGMCIAQISSRLRTTSHKDLIYQISGNTIGFLMDFVLSLFLFGVSVIMFAGAGATFEQMFGLPVWLGSICMIVLTMMTVMMNVKSIINIIAIATPYLLAVVTIIAVYSIATMDLTFAEQAVIAEQQLPTSSKSWWVTALLYMSFNIGVCFSLLTVMCGAIRNERIAGIGGIIGGLLLGALILIIHFSLLAKMNVIVGLDIPMLALANEIHPIVGLLMSFSLLGMIYNTAVGMFYSFSVRFFKPTKPSFKVAVICMGILGFFASQVGFTTLVSKLYSVMGYLGFILVASIIFAWLRGIRRVA, from the coding sequence TTGAAAAAGAGCTTGCAAATCGGCGGTGCTTATGTAGGAATAATCGTCGGTGCGGGGTTTGCATCAGGGCAAGAAATCATCCAGTATTTTACGAGTTATGGCAATAAGGGGATATTAGGCGCTCTTTTAGCGACACTCTGGTTTGCCTTTGTGGGAATGTGTATAGCACAAATTAGTTCACGGTTGCGGACAACATCTCATAAGGATTTGATATATCAAATTTCGGGTAATACTATCGGCTTTCTAATGGACTTTGTACTATCACTTTTTTTGTTTGGTGTGTCAGTTATTATGTTTGCTGGAGCGGGTGCTACTTTCGAGCAAATGTTTGGACTACCCGTATGGCTAGGGAGCATTTGTATGATTGTCCTCACTATGATGACAGTTATGATGAATGTAAAAAGTATTATTAATATAATAGCCATTGCGACGCCTTATTTGTTAGCTGTTGTTACAATTATTGCGGTCTATTCCATAGCTACGATGGATCTAACATTTGCAGAGCAAGCAGTGATAGCAGAACAACAATTACCAACATCATCAAAAAGCTGGTGGGTAACAGCTTTGCTCTATATGTCTTTTAATATCGGCGTTTGTTTTTCGCTTCTCACGGTGATGTGTGGCGCTATACGAAATGAGCGAATTGCAGGCATAGGTGGCATTATCGGAGGACTATTGTTAGGCGCGCTCATTTTAATTATTCATTTTTCCCTTCTCGCTAAAATGAACGTTATTGTTGGATTGGATATTCCCATGCTCGCATTAGCTAATGAAATTCATCCAATAGTAGGTTTATTAATGTCATTTTCTTTATTGGGGATGATTTACAATACAGCGGTAGGTATGTTTTATTCGTTTTCGGTGCGATTTTTTAAACCGACAAAGCCTAGCTTTAAGGTCGCTGTCATTTGTATGGGCATTCTAGGCTTTTTTGCGAGCCAAGTGGGCTTTACAACACTTGTATCAAAATTATATTCGGTAATGGGCTATTTAGGCTTTATTTTAGTAGCGTCGATAATTTTTGCATGGCTACGAGGAATAAGAAGAGTAGCTTAA
- a CDS encoding ABC transporter permease gives MKIRYLLTATVVLSIVSLFIGVVNIKPSDLLDFGSEETRLFLISRIPRLVAILLAGAGMSIAGLIMQSLSRNKFVSPTTAGTLDATKLGVLISMMFFTNVTYFQKISFAFIFALAGTLMFMQILNRIKFKDAIFIPLIGLMFGNILSSITTFFAYKADIIQNISAWLQGDFSLIMKGRYELLYISVPVLIMAYIYANRFTVAGMGEDFAKNLGLSYKFVVNLGLVLVALVTTTVVLTVGVIPFLGLIIPNIISLFKGDNLAKTLPHTALLGMSFLLFCDIIGRVLIFPYEIPISMTVGVIGSAIFLIMLFRGRAYA, from the coding sequence ATGAAAATAAGATATCTTTTAACAGCAACTGTTGTGTTGTCTATTGTGTCACTATTCATTGGTGTAGTAAATATTAAGCCAAGTGACTTATTGGACTTCGGATCAGAAGAAACTAGACTATTCTTAATTAGTCGTATACCAAGACTGGTGGCAATTTTGCTGGCAGGTGCAGGTATGAGTATTGCTGGTTTAATTATGCAAAGCTTAAGTAGGAATAAGTTCGTGTCACCAACGACAGCAGGAACTTTAGATGCTACGAAATTAGGTGTACTAATTTCAATGATGTTTTTTACAAATGTCACGTACTTTCAAAAAATTTCCTTCGCTTTCATATTTGCTTTAGCCGGCACGTTAATGTTTATGCAAATATTAAATCGAATAAAGTTCAAAGATGCGATTTTTATACCGCTTATAGGCTTAATGTTCGGAAATATCCTATCTTCTATTACGACGTTCTTTGCGTATAAGGCTGATATTATCCAAAACATTTCTGCATGGTTACAAGGAGATTTCTCATTGATAATGAAAGGTCGTTATGAGCTTTTATACATAAGTGTACCTGTTCTAATAATGGCTTACATTTATGCAAACCGTTTCACAGTGGCTGGAATGGGTGAGGATTTTGCAAAAAACCTTGGTCTTTCCTACAAATTCGTTGTGAATTTAGGTTTAGTGTTAGTAGCTCTAGTGACAACTACGGTGGTACTAACAGTAGGTGTGATTCCGTTTCTAGGTTTAATTATTCCAAATATTATATCGCTGTTCAAAGGGGATAACCTTGCAAAGACATTACCGCACACGGCTTTACTCGGTATGTCGTTCCTATTATTCTGTGATATTATAGGGCGCGTGTTAATTTTCCCTTATGAAATTCCGATAAGTATGACGGTCGGCGTCATCGGAAGTGCAATCTTTCTAATTATGTTATTTAGGGGGAGAGCATATGCGTAA
- a CDS encoding iron chelate uptake ABC transporter family permease subunit gives MRNRTKMLILIGLAVAAMLLYVFYELNGNYSYAFPRRLIKVVAMALTGIAIAYSTVVFQTITHNRILTPSVMGLDALYMMVQTIIYFFFGSMSIFVINAHYNFLLAVSAMVIFALIFYRVLFKEGKRPIYFLLLVGMIVGTFLGSVTTFFQVLIDPNEFLSLQSKMFASFNNVNSDLVWLAGLVIVGTFIYGWRHMSQLDVMSLGRDTAINLGVPYDKLVQRMLILSSILIAVSTALVGPITFFGLIVANLSYQFFKTYKHSVLIAGSCVMSIVALVGGQWMVERIFKFDTTLSVIINFVGGVYFIYLLLKESRSAG, from the coding sequence ATGCGTAACCGTACGAAAATGTTGATATTAATCGGACTAGCAGTAGCTGCTATGTTACTGTACGTCTTTTATGAATTAAATGGGAACTATAGCTATGCATTCCCACGTCGCCTCATTAAAGTGGTGGCGATGGCACTAACGGGAATTGCCATTGCGTATTCGACAGTGGTTTTCCAAACAATTACGCATAATCGTATTTTAACGCCAAGTGTTATGGGGCTTGATGCTTTGTACATGATGGTCCAAACGATTATTTACTTCTTCTTTGGCTCGATGTCTATATTTGTTATTAACGCACATTATAATTTTTTGCTAGCTGTTTCAGCAATGGTCATTTTCGCATTAATATTTTATCGAGTATTGTTCAAAGAAGGTAAACGTCCGATTTACTTCCTGCTGCTTGTCGGTATGATTGTCGGGACATTTTTAGGAAGTGTCACAACTTTCTTCCAAGTTTTAATTGATCCTAATGAGTTTCTGAGCTTACAAAGTAAAATGTTTGCAAGCTTTAATAATGTAAATTCAGATTTAGTATGGTTAGCAGGTCTTGTTATTGTAGGTACATTTATTTATGGTTGGCGTCATATGAGTCAACTAGATGTAATGTCACTTGGTCGCGATACAGCAATAAACCTTGGGGTACCTTATGATAAACTTGTACAACGCATGCTCATATTATCTTCGATATTAATCGCAGTATCTACAGCTCTTGTTGGGCCAATTACATTCTTTGGCTTAATCGTAGCAAATTTATCGTATCAGTTTTTCAAGACGTACAAGCACTCTGTATTAATTGCAGGTTCTTGTGTAATGAGTATTGTTGCTTTAGTCGGTGGTCAGTGGATGGTCGAGCGAATATTTAAATTCGATACAACACTAAGCGTTATTATCAACTTTGTAGGTGGTGTGTACTTTATCTACCTATTATTGAAGGAAAGTAGGTCAGCAGGATGA
- a CDS encoding iron ABC transporter ATP-binding protein, translating into MIQVKEISKFFGKKPVIQDVSVDVAPGKITSFIGPNGAGKSTLLSMVSRLLNADTGEVLLDKSDVRRWKSDDFAKRVSILKQSNYMNVRLTIRELVSFGRFPYSKGNLKPEDEQKVDEAIHYMNLVDIQHNYLDELSGGQRQRAFIAMVIAQDTDYILLDEPLNNLDMKHSVQIMKILRKLVDELGKTVVIVLHDINFASVYSDHIVALKDGRVVKDGPTNDIINSDALKEIYDMDIPVQEQNGCRICVYFNS; encoded by the coding sequence ATGATCCAAGTAAAAGAAATTTCTAAGTTTTTTGGGAAAAAGCCTGTCATTCAAGATGTTAGTGTAGACGTTGCGCCAGGTAAAATTACGTCCTTTATTGGACCGAATGGTGCAGGTAAATCAACACTGCTTTCAATGGTAAGCCGTTTACTTAATGCAGACACTGGTGAAGTATTACTCGATAAGTCAGATGTGCGTCGCTGGAAATCTGATGACTTTGCAAAGCGCGTTTCGATTTTAAAACAGTCAAACTACATGAATGTGCGTCTAACAATTCGTGAACTCGTTTCATTTGGTCGCTTTCCTTATTCAAAAGGAAATTTAAAACCAGAGGACGAGCAAAAAGTAGATGAAGCAATTCACTATATGAATTTAGTTGACATTCAGCATAATTATTTAGATGAATTATCAGGTGGTCAGCGTCAACGGGCATTTATTGCAATGGTCATTGCGCAAGACACCGATTACATTTTGCTAGACGAACCACTTAATAATTTAGACATGAAGCATTCTGTGCAAATCATGAAAATTTTGCGTAAGTTGGTGGATGAGCTAGGAAAAACGGTTGTCATTGTTTTACATGATATTAACTTTGCATCCGTATATTCTGATCATATCGTCGCTTTAAAAGATGGACGTGTTGTAAAAGACGGTCCGACTAATGACATTATTAACTCAGATGCGTTAAAGGAAATCTATGATATGGATATCCCTGTGCAAGAGCAAAATGGTTGCCGCATTTGTGTGTATTTTAACTCTTAG
- a CDS encoding siderophore ABC transporter substrate-binding protein, translating to MKNWKLLTVLMAMMLLVLAACGSKEESKEDDKGSTDNKPAEEQNEAASAYPITIPGSTSGENTFEDVTLKEQPKNIVVFDYGFLDTLDALGVEVAGVSQKSVPSYLSKYADTTYVNVGSLKEPDFEAISSMSPDIIFISGRQASAYSELSKIAPTVFVGVDNNNFMESFKTNTELAGKIFGKEKEAADAFAAYEAKVEDLKAKTASSEDKALIVLGNEGSLSAYGPGSRFGVIHDVFGVKAADDKIEASTHGANASFEYVRDTNPDILFVVDRDAAVNPEGESGTKAAIENEIVGATNAAKNGKVYYLDPEYWYLSGGGLQSETAKADDILKAFN from the coding sequence ATGAAAAATTGGAAATTACTTACGGTATTAATGGCAATGATGCTTTTAGTATTAGCTGCTTGTGGTTCTAAAGAAGAATCAAAAGAAGATGATAAAGGTTCAACAGATAATAAACCTGCTGAAGAGCAAAATGAAGCTGCTTCTGCTTACCCAATCACAATCCCAGGTAGTACATCTGGTGAAAATACATTTGAAGATGTAACACTAAAAGAGCAACCAAAAAATATTGTCGTATTTGACTATGGTTTCCTAGATACTTTAGATGCTTTAGGCGTTGAAGTTGCAGGTGTTTCACAAAAATCAGTACCAAGTTATTTAAGCAAATATGCTGACACAACTTACGTAAATGTTGGGTCTTTAAAAGAGCCAGATTTTGAAGCAATCTCTTCTATGAGCCCAGACATCATTTTCATCTCAGGTCGTCAAGCTTCTGCTTACTCAGAATTATCAAAAATTGCTCCAACTGTATTCGTTGGTGTAGATAACAATAATTTTATGGAATCGTTTAAAACAAACACTGAATTAGCTGGTAAAATTTTCGGTAAAGAAAAAGAAGCTGCTGATGCGTTCGCTGCATACGAAGCAAAAGTAGAAGATCTTAAAGCAAAAACTGCTTCATCTGAAGATAAAGCATTAATCGTTTTAGGTAATGAAGGTTCATTATCTGCATACGGTCCTGGTTCACGTTTTGGTGTAATTCATGATGTATTTGGCGTAAAAGCTGCTGATGATAAAATCGAAGCTTCTACACACGGTGCTAACGCTTCATTCGAATATGTACGTGATACAAACCCAGATATTTTATTTGTAGTTGACCGTGACGCTGCTGTTAACCCTGAAGGCGAGTCTGGTACAAAAGCTGCTATTGAAAACGAAATTGTTGGTGCAACTAACGCTGCTAAAAACGGTAAAGTTTACTACTTAGATCCAGAATATTGGTACCTATCAGGTGGCGGTTTACAATCAGAAACTGCTAAAGCTGATGATATTTTAAAGGCGTTTAACTAA
- a CDS encoding antibiotic biosynthesis monooxygenase family protein → MFVQIKRMVVTEGNADKVVERFGAKKDGPSLLEQQPGYIDKQVLVKKVRRGDEEVLIMVRWESEEAWKNWEKSPEHIAGHKANAGKPKPDYIIESGQDVYYVKA, encoded by the coding sequence ATGTTTGTACAAATTAAACGTATGGTCGTAACTGAGGGTAACGCTGATAAGGTTGTTGAACGATTTGGAGCTAAAAAAGATGGTCCTTCATTACTTGAACAACAACCAGGTTATATTGATAAGCAAGTGCTTGTAAAAAAAGTTCGCCGTGGAGATGAAGAAGTGCTAATTATGGTTCGTTGGGAATCAGAAGAGGCGTGGAAAAATTGGGAGAAGAGCCCTGAGCATATTGCAGGTCATAAAGCAAATGCTGGTAAGCCTAAACCTGATTATATTATTGAAAGCGGTCAAGATGTTTACTATGTAAAAGCTTAA